The Verrucomicrobium spinosum DSM 4136 = JCM 18804 DNA segment CTTGCTTGAGGATGAGCTCTTGGTCAGGGGTCAGGTCTGTCGGCGTGTATGAAGCTCCGGGCATCTCTGGTGGCAGGACTTCGAAATCGGTTTCGTTTGGCATGGTCGTGGATGAGGTGGTCATACGGGTTGAGACAGCTCAGACACTGTTACCGCGACATTATTTCACTGGCATCGCTTCAAACGCTGGAGAGAGTGTTTTTTTATGAAGGCAGATCTCCTCAAGCTCCGCATTGCAGGCATCATGGGATTCCTGGCCGTAGGCCTAGGGGCGATGGGGGCGCATGCGCTGAAGACCAAGTGGGAGGCCACCTTGGGGACTGTGGAGGCGGCGTATCGATTGGATGTCTGGAAGACGGCGAGCCAATACCATCTTGCACATGCTGTGGTGTTGCTAGTCCTCGCATTCGCCTTTAGCCGCCCCGATCAAGGACGTTGGGCCAGTCGATTGATGACCGGGGGCATCGTGTTTTTCAGCGGGAGTTTGTATCTGCTGTGCTTGAGCGGTGTGAAATGGCTCGGTGCCATCACGCCAATTGGCGGGGTGCTTTTTATGCTCGGCTGGCTCGTTCTGCTCGTTCCTGCAAAAGAAAAGGCGTAATTCCAGGGCCAGGAGAAGGCGGCGATGTTGCCAGCCGAAGTTCCTTATCGGGGAAGTGCTTCGACTGAGTGCTAGCTTGGGTAGGTCGGTTATTTTGCCAGTCGCGCAGATATTGAGTGACTGCGTGTAGGCAGGTCCCCAAAAGCGGCGACGGGGCGACTCGCCTGGTGTCATCCGCGCATTGACCCATGCGGATCGAGGAATTCGCTCCGCTCGCATCCAGATTAGCGTGTCTGCCTGCGGTGGAGGAAGGGGAAGCTCTGGACGACGGCGATGATCAAAGGTTCGCTCCGATAGTCGGCTTTTTTCAGGGTCTCCTCCAACCTCAGCAGGGTGGGCTGGTCGCTCACCTCCAGGCCGCGGTTCAGGGCATAACCGAGGAGGCGGGAGCACAGGGTGCGGACAAACATGTCCTTCTCCTGCATCAGCACTTTCCGCATCTCGGCGGGTCCCGCAAAAGCGGTGCCGTCGGGCATCAAGCCGCTGGCATCAAGAGGCTTGCCGTTCTCATCGTTCCGCCACTTGCCGATGG contains these protein-coding regions:
- a CDS encoding DUF423 domain-containing protein — its product is MKADLLKLRIAGIMGFLAVGLGAMGAHALKTKWEATLGTVEAAYRLDVWKTASQYHLAHAVVLLVLAFAFSRPDQGRWASRLMTGGIVFFSGSLYLLCLSGVKWLGAITPIGGVLFMLGWLVLLVPAKEKA